One segment of Neodiprion fabricii isolate iyNeoFabr1 chromosome 1, iyNeoFabr1.1, whole genome shotgun sequence DNA contains the following:
- the LOC124187937 gene encoding protein downstream neighbor of son homolog isoform X4, which produces MLLVMTKFTFNPSMDENSASDLAEWKRPEQVMQLHRLKLKKRALQARMNRTLVEKALPSIDQNSSIPITDIRQGSTTLKRKNPFSKNVTTFKKHKTTPLTAQELEASSDTTLFELLNIQKSGNTDKPGQNTPLSFSSVLTKLENGYAEEEPTPAPQGNNYIPIDWTLNTKMRFMSPKPFAWNGKLKTSEEASGTTGFVRCVDIGEKETTLDTSPNARFHQCCLVWQHPSLPWLELFPRSAGRASAAISSSPMAATNQHIKDALHREWSESFRSLFQLVRARQCPYFYVCANTFTVLFRAAGICGVSEVHALLTPTTRGFRQILKQEDIEFTMPLKKNSKRRSDTTDSGCDTLDSSASNMTNPTDTEHFNDEDEDEDGPADKWLQSLGFEDSEIRKINNLQARLTQDKESEIDNSAESLIFVQDVETQALFNFLINCKSSIASTGALAGIPPTLLAPVAFHGATLKPLKVRESVVTIDMEKFYSLELRGPLLPHTLPSLCHLMTSSHLEQFSVSCAHLNSTIPFSRAGNGRGGAAASEESVKAPSNVFGEENLSDCGFSGKLLQHFCCPDPQRIQILESLKFSNDGYVWS; this is translated from the exons ATGCTTCTTGT TATGACGAAGTTCACTTTCAACCCATCAATGGATGAAAATTCTGCATCTGATCTGGCAGAATGGAAACGGCCGGAGCAAGTGATGCAGCTTCATCGATTGAAGCTGAAAAAGCGAGCGCTTCAGGCACGCATGAACAGAACTTTGGTAGAAAAGGCTTTACCTTCGATAGATCAGAACAGTTCAATTCCTATAACCGACATCAGACAAGGTTCAACGACTTTGAAGCGTAAAAACCCATTCTCTAAAAATGTAACTACGTTTAAAAAGCACAAAACAACGCCATTGACAGCGCAGGAATTGGAAGCGAGCAGCGACACAACCCTTTTTGAGTTGTTGAACATTCAAAAATCGGGAAACACCGACAAGCCTGGGCAAAATACCCCCCTCTCATTTTCCAGCGTACTGACAAAACTAGAGAATGGATACGCAGAGGAGGAACCAACACCAGCGCCTCAAGGAAATAACTACATCCCAATAGATTGGACGCTGAATACCAAGATGCGATTCATGTCTCCGAAACCATTTGCTtggaatggaaaattaaaaactagCGAAGAAGCGTCTGGTACTACTGGGTTTGTTCGCTGCGTGGACATCGGTGAAAAGGAAACTACATTGGACACTAGTCCTAATGCAAG GTTTCACCAATGCTGTTTGGTATGGCAGCATCCTTCGCTACCTTGGTTAGAATTATTTCCTCGCTCTGCTGGCAGAGCTAGTGCTGCAATATCGAGCAGCCCAATGGCAGCAACAAACCAGCACATCAAAGACGCTCTGCACCGGGAATGGAGTGAAAGCTTCAGATCGTTGTTCCAGCTAGTGCGTGCAAGACAATGTCCATACTTTTACGTATGCGCAAACACGTTCACAGTTCTCTTCCGTGCTGCTGGTATTTGCGGTGTTTCAGAAGTTCACGCCCTTCTCACACCGACCACCAGAGGATTTAGACAAATTCTTAAGCAAGAAG ACATAGAGTTTACGATgccattgaaaaaaaattccaaaaggCGGTCAGATACAACCGATTCTGGCTGCGATACTCTGGACTCTTCAGCATCAAATATGACAAATCCTACTGACACGGAGCATTTTAATGACGAAGATGAAGACGAGGATGGGCCAGCAGACAAGTGGTTGCAAAGCCTCGGATTTGAAGATtctgaaattagaaaaataaataatttgcaG GCTCGTCTTACTCAGGATAAAGAGAGTGAAATAGACAACTCGGCGGAGTCGTTAATTTTCGTTCAAGACGTCGAGACGCAAGCTTTATTTAACTTTTTGATAAACTGTAAATCGTCGATCGCTTCGACCGGTGCCTTGGCAGGCATTCCTCCAACTCTTTTGGCGCCCGTTGCATTTCACGGCGCAACGCTGAAGCCGCTCAAG GTCAGAGAGAGCGTCGTGACCATAGATatggagaaattttattccctCGAGCTGCGAGGACCGCTCTTACCGCACACGTTGCCGAGCCTTTGCCATTTGATGACTTCGAGTCACCTGGAACAATTCTCGGTCAGCTGCGCGCATCTCAATTCGACTATTCCATTTTCGCGAGCAGGAAATGGACGAG GAGGTGCAGCCGCCTCGGAAGAATCTGTAAAGGCGCCATCTAACGTGTTTGGTGAAGAAAATCTCAGCGATTGCGGTTTTAGCGGGAAGCTGCTCCAACATTTTTGCTGTCCAGATCCGCAACGCATACAGATCTtagaaagtttgaaattctcCAATGACGGATACGTGTGGTCTTGA
- the LOC124187937 gene encoding protein downstream neighbor of son homolog isoform X5, translated as MTKFTFNPSMDENSASDLAEWKRPEQVMQLHRLKLKKRALQARMNRTLVEKALPSIDQNSSIPITDIRQGSTTLKRKNPFSKNVTTFKKHKTTPLTAQELEASSDTTLFELLNIQKSGNTDKPGQNTPLSFSSVLTKLENGYAEEEPTPAPQGNNYIPIDWTLNTKMRFMSPKPFAWNGKLKTSEEASGTTGFVRCVDIGEKETTLDTSPNARFHQCCLVWQHPSLPWLELFPRSAGRASAAISSSPMAATNQHIKDALHREWSESFRSLFQLVRARQCPYFYVCANTFTVLFRAAGICGVSEVHALLTPTTRGFRQILKQEDIEFTMPLKKNSKRRSDTTDSGCDTLDSSASNMTNPTDTEHFNDEDEDEDGPADKWLQSLGFEDSEIRKINNLQARLTQDKESEIDNSAESLIFVQDVETQALFNFLINCKSSIASTGALAGIPPTLLAPVAFHGATLKPLKVRESVVTIDMEKFYSLELRGPLLPHTLPSLCHLMTSSHLEQFSVSCAHLNSTIPFSRAGNGRGGAAASEESVKAPSNVFGEENLSDCGFSGKLLQHFCCPDPQRIQILESLKFSNDGYVWS; from the exons ATGACGAAGTTCACTTTCAACCCATCAATGGATGAAAATTCTGCATCTGATCTGGCAGAATGGAAACGGCCGGAGCAAGTGATGCAGCTTCATCGATTGAAGCTGAAAAAGCGAGCGCTTCAGGCACGCATGAACAGAACTTTGGTAGAAAAGGCTTTACCTTCGATAGATCAGAACAGTTCAATTCCTATAACCGACATCAGACAAGGTTCAACGACTTTGAAGCGTAAAAACCCATTCTCTAAAAATGTAACTACGTTTAAAAAGCACAAAACAACGCCATTGACAGCGCAGGAATTGGAAGCGAGCAGCGACACAACCCTTTTTGAGTTGTTGAACATTCAAAAATCGGGAAACACCGACAAGCCTGGGCAAAATACCCCCCTCTCATTTTCCAGCGTACTGACAAAACTAGAGAATGGATACGCAGAGGAGGAACCAACACCAGCGCCTCAAGGAAATAACTACATCCCAATAGATTGGACGCTGAATACCAAGATGCGATTCATGTCTCCGAAACCATTTGCTtggaatggaaaattaaaaactagCGAAGAAGCGTCTGGTACTACTGGGTTTGTTCGCTGCGTGGACATCGGTGAAAAGGAAACTACATTGGACACTAGTCCTAATGCAAG GTTTCACCAATGCTGTTTGGTATGGCAGCATCCTTCGCTACCTTGGTTAGAATTATTTCCTCGCTCTGCTGGCAGAGCTAGTGCTGCAATATCGAGCAGCCCAATGGCAGCAACAAACCAGCACATCAAAGACGCTCTGCACCGGGAATGGAGTGAAAGCTTCAGATCGTTGTTCCAGCTAGTGCGTGCAAGACAATGTCCATACTTTTACGTATGCGCAAACACGTTCACAGTTCTCTTCCGTGCTGCTGGTATTTGCGGTGTTTCAGAAGTTCACGCCCTTCTCACACCGACCACCAGAGGATTTAGACAAATTCTTAAGCAAGAAG ACATAGAGTTTACGATgccattgaaaaaaaattccaaaaggCGGTCAGATACAACCGATTCTGGCTGCGATACTCTGGACTCTTCAGCATCAAATATGACAAATCCTACTGACACGGAGCATTTTAATGACGAAGATGAAGACGAGGATGGGCCAGCAGACAAGTGGTTGCAAAGCCTCGGATTTGAAGATtctgaaattagaaaaataaataatttgcaG GCTCGTCTTACTCAGGATAAAGAGAGTGAAATAGACAACTCGGCGGAGTCGTTAATTTTCGTTCAAGACGTCGAGACGCAAGCTTTATTTAACTTTTTGATAAACTGTAAATCGTCGATCGCTTCGACCGGTGCCTTGGCAGGCATTCCTCCAACTCTTTTGGCGCCCGTTGCATTTCACGGCGCAACGCTGAAGCCGCTCAAG GTCAGAGAGAGCGTCGTGACCATAGATatggagaaattttattccctCGAGCTGCGAGGACCGCTCTTACCGCACACGTTGCCGAGCCTTTGCCATTTGATGACTTCGAGTCACCTGGAACAATTCTCGGTCAGCTGCGCGCATCTCAATTCGACTATTCCATTTTCGCGAGCAGGAAATGGACGAG GAGGTGCAGCCGCCTCGGAAGAATCTGTAAAGGCGCCATCTAACGTGTTTGGTGAAGAAAATCTCAGCGATTGCGGTTTTAGCGGGAAGCTGCTCCAACATTTTTGCTGTCCAGATCCGCAACGCATACAGATCTtagaaagtttgaaattctcCAATGACGGATACGTGTGGTCTTGA